Part of the Microcoleus sp. bin38.metabat.b11b12b14.051 genome is shown below.
AGATTCAGGGTCGATTTTTTTCGACATCTCTTTAATTTTTTGCTCTAAATCAAAGGTCGCGCCCGAATCCCAAATTTTGATCTCTATACATTCAGTGCACACCGCCACCTCAATGTCAACAGGCAAATCCGGCGGTTGACCCTGGTGGGCGTGACGCACCGCATTAGTAAAGCCCTCAGCCAAGATTAACTGACAGCGTATCCACACACTGGTGGGAATTCGTGGCTCGTACAATTGTGAAAACCACGACAAAACCAGGTCTAAAG
Proteins encoded:
- a CDS encoding anti-sigma regulatory factor; protein product: MIELKGSEKLQVLKKADLQVKTGLNALDLVLSWFSQLYEPRIPTSVWIRCQLILAEGFTNAVRHAHQGQPPDLPVDIEVAVCTECIEIKIWDSGATFDLEQKIKEMSKKIDPESSGGRGLKLMKDITDSLSYTRTAQARNCLSMVKNYTPVPNTEDEDDILQLPEELCG